A single genomic interval of Verrucomicrobiia bacterium harbors:
- a CDS encoding heme-binding beta-barrel domain-containing protein — MRKLIALFVFLPVLIFAQAEKKEDVWAPFKFFVGRWEGAGSGEPGDSKVAREYRFVLGGKFLKAESKSTYEPQEKNAKGEVHEDLGLFSYDSGRKKFVLRQFHKEGFVNQYLLDSIAPDSRTITFVTESIENIPSGWRARESYRILSDSEFVETFSLAAPGKEFETYTENRLKRKK, encoded by the coding sequence TTGCGCAAGTTAATCGCACTTTTTGTTTTTCTTCCGGTCTTGATTTTTGCCCAGGCCGAAAAGAAGGAGGACGTTTGGGCGCCGTTCAAATTCTTTGTTGGCCGCTGGGAGGGTGCCGGCAGCGGCGAGCCGGGGGATTCCAAGGTGGCGCGGGAGTATCGCTTCGTTTTAGGCGGAAAATTCCTGAAAGCGGAGAGCAAATCCACGTACGAGCCGCAGGAGAAAAACGCAAAAGGGGAAGTGCACGAGGATTTGGGGCTGTTCAGCTACGATTCCGGTCGCAAGAAGTTCGTTTTGCGGCAGTTTCACAAGGAGGGGTTTGTCAACCAATACCTGCTGGACAGCATCGCGCCGGACAGCAGGACTATCACCTTCGTTACCGAAAGTATTGAGAACATTCCATCTGGCTGGCGGGCCAGGGAGAGCTATCGGATTTTGAGCGACAGCGAATTTGTGGAAACCTTTTCCTTGGCGGCGCCGGGAAAGGAATTTGAAACCTATACGGAGAACCGGCTTAAACGGAAGAAGTAG
- a CDS encoding acetyl-CoA C-acetyltransferase, whose protein sequence is MADEVVVLNGARTPFGEFCGSLKNLSATELSVKAASEAIKRSGVKPEWIDQVVFGNVMQTSGDAIYFARHIGLKCGLPQAVPALTVNRLCGSGLEALVCGTRLIRTGEAEFVLVGGGESMSQAPHVIRGARWGLELGKAQMEDSLWVALVDSYNNLGMANTAENLAERYKISREACDEFAFISQTRAAAAQKKCLLSEEIVPVEVKGRKGETLLIENDEHIRPDTTMEGLAKLRAVFKKDGVVTAGNASGINDGAGALVLTSKAKAKELDLPYLGKVIAWSAVGVDPDIMGIGPADAIRSLLKKARVGMDEIDLFEINEAFAAQYLAVEKELELPRERTNVNGGAVALGHPLAASGARLSLALLMEMKRRKSRYGIASLCIGGGQGIACLFEREKES, encoded by the coding sequence ATGGCCGATGAGGTAGTGGTTTTAAACGGAGCAAGAACGCCGTTCGGAGAATTTTGCGGGAGCTTGAAGAATCTTTCCGCCACGGAGCTTTCGGTGAAGGCGGCATCCGAGGCAATCAAACGCTCCGGCGTCAAGCCGGAATGGATTGACCAGGTGGTTTTCGGCAACGTGATGCAGACCTCCGGCGACGCCATCTATTTTGCCCGGCACATCGGGCTGAAATGCGGCCTGCCGCAGGCGGTACCGGCTTTGACCGTCAACCGGCTGTGCGGCTCCGGCTTGGAGGCGCTCGTTTGCGGCACGCGGCTCATCCGAACGGGTGAGGCGGAGTTCGTTCTGGTCGGCGGCGGCGAAAGCATGAGCCAGGCGCCGCACGTCATCCGGGGCGCCCGCTGGGGACTCGAATTGGGCAAGGCGCAGATGGAGGATTCGCTCTGGGTGGCATTGGTCGATTCCTACAACAACTTGGGGATGGCGAACACGGCGGAAAATCTGGCCGAACGCTACAAAATTTCGCGCGAAGCGTGTGACGAGTTCGCTTTTATCTCGCAAACGCGAGCGGCAGCGGCGCAGAAGAAATGTTTGCTTTCCGAGGAAATCGTGCCGGTGGAGGTAAAAGGGCGCAAGGGGGAGACTCTGTTGATTGAAAATGACGAGCATATCCGGCCCGATACAACTATGGAAGGGCTCGCTAAGTTGCGGGCGGTGTTCAAAAAAGATGGAGTTGTTACCGCTGGTAACGCCTCCGGCATCAACGACGGGGCGGGGGCTTTGGTTTTGACTTCCAAAGCAAAAGCCAAAGAACTTGATCTGCCATATTTGGGGAAGGTTATCGCTTGGAGCGCCGTGGGCGTGGACCCGGACATTATGGGGATCGGGCCGGCGGATGCCATCCGCTCCCTTTTGAAGAAAGCGCGCGTCGGGATGGATGAAATCGATTTGTTCGAAATCAACGAGGCGTTTGCGGCGCAGTATCTGGCGGTGGAAAAGGAACTGGAGCTTCCGCGCGAACGGACGAACGTCAACGGCGGGGCGGTGGCCCTCGGCCATCCTTTGGCGGCTTCCGGGGCGCGGCTTTCGCTTGCCCTGCTTATGGAAATGAAACGGCGCAAGTCCCGCTACGGCATCGCCTCGCTCTGCATCGGCGGCGGACAGGGGATTGCCTGTCTGTTTGAGCGGGAAAAGGAAAGTTAA
- the lpdA gene encoding dihydrolipoyl dehydrogenase — protein sequence MAEHSCDTLVIGSGPGGYVAAIRAAQLGQQVVCVEKESWGGVCLNWGCIPTKALLYASTLLHEIKAAGDYGIKVSGISFDLAALRTKKESIVTQMTRGVETLLKGNKATTLKGTVSFLSANQAEVKTSAGTDLVRFKNAIVATGTEPSRLLFLPVDGDLVFTSKEALELRRTPKKIAILGAGAIGAEFADIYRAFGSEVHLFEMMDEILPSLDKEAGKLLRQLFEKKGIKVYTATKVTDAAIKGKESVTLNFAPLANPNQISSLTVDAVLVAIGLKGYTEGLNLQKAGLVVDQKGFIKADRQMRTSVANIYAIGDVAGGKLLAHKASHEGIVAAEAIAGKKSVMHYRVVPYAVFTDPEVAGVGLTEEEATADGIQLRIGKFPFRALGKAIGVSKTDGFVKILADSDSGEVVGAHIIGSHAGDWIAELALAMEMNATAEDIAATIHVHPTMPEAVLEAALDAERRVIHIVKKYA from the coding sequence ATGGCGGAACATTCGTGCGATACACTGGTAATCGGCTCCGGGCCGGGGGGGTACGTGGCGGCCATCCGCGCCGCGCAGTTGGGACAGCAGGTCGTTTGCGTGGAAAAAGAGTCTTGGGGAGGCGTATGCCTAAACTGGGGCTGCATTCCGACCAAGGCCCTCCTTTACGCCAGCACGCTTTTGCATGAAATCAAAGCGGCCGGCGACTACGGCATCAAAGTTTCCGGCATCTCGTTTGATCTTGCGGCCCTTCGAACCAAAAAAGAATCGATAGTAACCCAAATGACCCGGGGCGTGGAGACGCTTTTGAAAGGGAACAAAGCCACTACCCTGAAGGGAACGGTTTCGTTTTTGAGCGCCAATCAGGCGGAAGTTAAAACTTCGGCCGGCACCGATTTGGTGCGATTCAAAAACGCCATTGTGGCCACCGGCACGGAACCCTCCCGGCTTCTCTTCTTGCCGGTGGACGGGGATTTGGTTTTCACCTCCAAAGAGGCGCTCGAACTCCGGCGGACTCCGAAAAAAATCGCCATTTTGGGAGCCGGGGCCATCGGCGCCGAGTTCGCCGACATTTACCGCGCCTTTGGCTCGGAAGTTCACCTTTTTGAAATGATGGATGAAATTCTGCCTTCTCTGGACAAGGAAGCGGGAAAACTTTTGCGCCAGCTTTTTGAGAAGAAAGGAATCAAGGTTTACACCGCCACCAAGGTTACGGATGCCGCCATCAAGGGTAAAGAGTCGGTCACGTTGAACTTCGCGCCGCTGGCCAACCCCAATCAGATTTCCAGTTTGACCGTGGATGCCGTTTTGGTGGCGATTGGATTGAAAGGATACACGGAGGGGTTGAATCTGCAGAAGGCGGGACTGGTTGTTGACCAGAAAGGTTTCATCAAGGCAGACCGGCAGATGCGCACATCCGTCGCCAATATTTACGCCATTGGCGATGTAGCAGGGGGGAAACTTTTGGCCCACAAGGCCTCGCACGAGGGAATCGTGGCGGCGGAAGCGATTGCCGGCAAAAAATCGGTAATGCATTATCGCGTGGTTCCCTATGCCGTTTTCACCGACCCGGAAGTGGCGGGTGTTGGACTGACAGAAGAGGAAGCGACGGCGGATGGAATTCAACTTCGCATTGGGAAGTTTCCCTTCCGCGCTTTGGGAAAGGCAATTGGGGTTTCCAAAACGGATGGGTTTGTCAAAATTTTAGCCGATTCCGACTCGGGTGAGGTCGTCGGCGCGCACATCATTGGTTCGCACGCCGGGGACTGGATTGCCGAGCTGGCTTTGGCGATGGAAATGAACGCCACGGCGGAGGATATCGCCGCCACCATCCATGTTCACCCGACGATGCCGGAGGCGGTGCTGGAGGCGGCCTTGGATGCCGAACGGCGGGTGATTCATATTGTGAAAAAATACGCATAG